TAGCCCTTACTGATAAAATTCAGGAATCCGGGATGAGGCCAAGGAAATGGAGTCGCCTAGACACTCAAACGGACACTGAGACGTCCCGAGCCCGCCAAGGGGCTGGTGGGCGGAGCCCGGCCGAGGCCCTGCCCAGGGTGCCTGGCCGCCCCACCCCTTCGGGCGAAGAGAGGAGTGGGGCACTACCCCGACCCCGACCCCGACCCTCAAAGAccccagagcacagactcagccCGCAGACGAGAAGCACGGTCCGCAAACGTGGCCTTTATTTCCGGGCGAGCTTGAAGGAAGGTGGGGCCGGGTGGGTCCTACTGGCCTGGGGGTGCCGTCGGGACCAGCTCCATCGGTGGCGCCAGGTCGCCCTCACTGGAGAGCTGGGGGCCGGCCTGCTGGGGTGCGGGGGGCGGGAGTCAGGCCTGCTGGGAGGGGGAGCGGGGGGCTGGCctgctggggttggggggcgggcGTCTGGCCTGCTGGGGCAGGCCCGTTCTCCACCCCCCGAGGACGCCCTGCACCCGCACGCGCGCCTCCCGCAGGGACCCCGGGCCCTCGCTGCCCGCTCTGTCTCGGTGCGCCTGCCGGCCCTCTACCTCTCCAGAGCCGGCCCGGTCCTCTGGAGTGCTCTGGGTCTGGGCGGGGGCCTCCCCCTGGAGTTTCTCCGGCTCCGCCTTCAGCCTGCAGGGAAGGGGCGCTGAGGACCCCCGGGGGCCCGCCCTCCAGGGAGCCAGCGCTGGGGGCAGGCCTCggcccttccccacctccccggCCCTCTCACCTGCAGATCGCCGCCCGGGCGGCGGGGGCCTCGGGCGGCGCAAGCAGCTGCCGCTCCAAGTCCTCCAGCCGGGCCAGCGCCTGCCTCTCTGGGGGCGGGCGGGGCGTCGTGGGCGGCACCGGGGCTCCCGCcggccgccccggccccgcccccgccccgggcccAGGTCCCACCTTCGGTGAGCAGCTGCTCCTGGCTGCTCTGCAGGGCACGGATCTCCCAGGCCAGTCGCCGCTTCAGCATCTGCGAAGGGAGAGAGGAGCCCTGTCCCTGCAGCTCTCCTCCTGGTCCCCTCCTCCTCCGCGCCTCTCGGGAAGTCCTTATCTGAATTAGTGGGTTCATGCCTTCATTCAGCTACCGATTCATTCGGTGTGCAGCTTCTGCTGGGGCCTGGGGGGCTCGGGGAGAGACGCTTTCCCCCTCAGTCACTCGCCAGGTCCCCGTGTACCTCTTAAACCTCACCTCTTCCCACTCTTTCATCCTCCAGCCCCACGGTTTGCTCTTCCTCAAGTATACCAGGCAGGTTCCCTCTCAGGGACACTGGCACTCTGACAACTGCATGGCTTCCTTGCTTATTAATCCGTGTCTGTGTTCAGATGACACCTGCTCACAGAGGACTTCCCCACTGGCGTTACAGGATCTATCGACTTATTTTCCTGTTTAGACTCTGGGCATGCCCACCCCGTGCCGCTAACCAGCTTGGGGACAGCAAAGACTTGGCCCCTCTGGAGTGCCGCTGGACACATCCAGAGACACTGGCTGAATGAAGAGATGGTCTGGCCATGTCTAGGTCAGAGTTCCCACTTGCTACTGCAGGATGTGTACTCTAGGCGAGCAGGAGGGGAGCGAGGTTAGCAAAGACCAGGGCAACAGTCTGGGCACCAGAGGCTGAGTGCGGCAGTGGGGGTTGGTGAGAGGTGGCTGGGTGGACTGAGCTGAGCGGGTGTCAGGAAGAAAGGAGTCAAGGACCACCCCTTGGCGTTGGGCCTGAGCAGGAGGAGGACCCTGGGCCCATCAGCAGACATGCTGGAGCCAGGGGAGGAGGGGCTTCAACAGAGGCGATGATAATGGCTCACGTGGAATTCCCAGAGGTCCTTGTGCGGGCCTATCAAATCCTCCAGCTGTTCTTCCATGGGCAACCTAGGGGCCGACATCCAGGAATAAGCAAGCACAGGGTAGGACTGACACCGAGCCAGACCCAGTCTGGGGCTTCAGATCTGTACCTAGGGCTCCCTCTGCTAGGAGCCCCTTCATGGGTTTTGTCCTCCAAGCCTTGCATCCAACAGCTCGCCTTGCAACAAGCTTGCCTTCCAACGAGCTCTCCCTCAGGCAAGCCCGACTCCCATCCCCCACACCAGCCCACTCCAAGCCCTAGACCCAGGGTCACCCCAGGGTTACCCCAACTTCCTCTGTCCTTGAGTCTCTGTGATCTGAGACTTTTGGATAGAAATTTGCTCTGTGTGCTCCGCCAACATGTAGTTcctgggaaaggaaagaaaaccctcAGTTATAGTCTCTGAACGAGCCACCAAGCCTTCTAGCCAGAGTGGGGCTGGGAGTCTGTTCAGAATCTTTAtcattctcctttttttaaatcaaatgtgACCTTATAAGCCTTTCTTGACACTCTCACCCTGTCCATTCTGTCTCCCATCAAGCCATGCCTTTCCAAGAAATCCCTGTGAAGGGTACATTGGTTTAGTTTCATACATTCTAAAGTCCAGGGTTGAAGCCTGGATCTGCTATTCCATTATAATCTTATACAAGTTATTCAACCTCTGTGGATCTATTTCCTCACATGTAAAATGGTGGGACTGTCATTGTGAGGACTGGTTGATAACTGAACACTATCTGCTTCTCGGACAGTGGTAGATGTGGTGTGATTAAGCATATATACACTTTCACTATCTGTCGTCAGGTTTTCCCACATTATTAAAATCTTGATGCCCCAGAGTGTGAGACCTCTGGTCACAAGAATGTGTTAAGCAAAGGTTCAAAGGATGGAGAGATAGATGGAAAATAGGTGATAGGCTGGAGAGATGATGTCTGGTTAGAGAAATGATGAGTGGAAGgataatggatggatggagaaaTACAGGGAAGACTGACAGATAGCTGGCTGGATGGATGGCTGAGTAAAGAAATGAATGGCTACATGGATGACTGGAAAcgtggagaaaagaaagaatggctGGATGGATGAAAGACGATTAGATGGAAGGCTGGAGAGATTAATGGCTGTCTGGCTGGCTGGAGAGTTGGATAGTTGGTTGGATGTATGGGAGAGTGGATGGATGGGTCGGTAGATGGATGGGTGTGTAAATGGGTGGCTGGGGGCATACATGAGCAGACAGATAAACAAATGTTTTGGATGGCAGAAGAGCTGGATAGGGGAAGACCTAAAATAATACCAGTGGATGGAATTTAGTATCCACTTGATAAAGAAACTAGCAATGAATGATTAAATGAGTTCATCTGAACACTACCTCTTATCAAAGGTGAGCAGGAGAGGCTCTCATCTAGCCACTCGATTTTATACAAAGGGAAAATGAGTGTGTGTCCAAGATTTCTTTCCCCTAGCTcttgccccctcctccttccGGCCTGGAAACGAGGCGGGGAAGAACCAGGGGGGACCTCTTACCTCTGTACCTCCTCCGCCTTCCTCTGGCAGTACAGCTGGAGGGTCCGCAGTGCCTCTGGGGGGAGAGGGACCAGGGGGCTCTGAGGAGTCAGATGGGGCAGAAGAGGCCTCACAGCACACTGGCCAGGGCACTGATGGGACTTCAGTGTTTACTCCAAGTTAGACGGCAGCTGAGGGGCGGGTCTGAGCAGGGAGGGAAGCACCTCGCCTCTGATCTCAGGGGGATTCCTCTGGCTGCCTGGGAACTTCAGGCTTTTGTAGGGGGACCAGGTAGAATAATGAGGACGAAGGGGCTGGTAAATACCTTGCTTTCTGCTCAAAACCTCCTCTAGGTGCACTTTCTCTCCATTCACTGGAAAACACAGGGGCACTTTGAGTCTCCAGGGGCCTCACCCTATGCCCAGACTGCAACTTCATGCAAAGGGAaggccccaggtcacacagaaGGTACAACAACCTCAGGGGAGGGCGGTGTCTTCTTGCTGGCCCTGCACCATCTCCCGCTAGGGACCATCTTGATCCAGCTTTTTCCCCCTGGGAGCCCACACGCCCTGTAAGAAGGGGTGAAGGACTGCAGGGCTCCCTTGTGTAGCACGTGCACAGTAGAATGTGGAGAGGATGAGAAATGCAAAAGTACACCATGACAAGCAGGAATAAAGGCTGTGAAGAAATAAATCAAACTGGGCAAGGGAGCGGTGTGCGAGATGAGGTAGTATTCGGTGTTTAGAGGGGGCCACCAAGGTAGACCTGTTGGGGTGAAATTTCAGCTGAAAGGTGACTCAAAACAGTGTGAGGTGATGTGGGTTATGTAGGACGAAAGCATCAAAGGTGGAgggaacagcctgtgcaaagaccctgaggtcAGCACTGGCCACGAGCTCTCTGCACCCTTCTGCTGTTCGCACTTACAGGAGTCCAGGTCCCTACGCAGGGCCTCCCAAAGAGCTTGGGCTTCTCCCAGTTCCTCGCTGGATTTCTCCTTCGCTGGGCCAGAGAAAGGACGAAGACACAGTGTGAGGCGGCCTCCAGCCTTGCTGTGTTCTCCTGCAGCCCGGGACGCTACACACCCACCTTCAGACAGTCCAGAGGGGCCTGGATCTTACAGGTGATGCAGCGGGGCCTTCCCCAGCCCACGCCCCTCTTGGCCAGTGGATCTTAGATCCCAGAGTTTACCTTGCTGAAGCTCATGAATCCGGTTAATCAGATCTTCAATCTGtggctccaggcttccctctgcagaaggaaatagaagACTGAGCCAGAGACGGCAGGTGCCTGGCTGTCCTGGGCAGAAGGAGCGGGGTGGGTGTTGGCACTGTGTCTCTGCTGCTGTCGATCAGCATTTATGGAGCGTGCAAGAGAAACCCTTGCAGGACGTtctgggtgggaaagatggaCACTGAGCAAAGATTCGTGATGTCAATGCTGGTGGCAGGGATGCTGCGAAAGGAAATAAAGTGGAACAGGGGGTTGAAGAATCAAAGAAGATGCCTCTTGAGATATGGAGAGGCCCCAGATGATGTGGAGGAAGGAAGCCTGTGATTCTGGGGTGTGGGGCTTAGGGAGCGTGGAGAGGGGAACATGCCAGCCAGAAGGACCATGAATGTAAAGCCCCTGCAGTGACCGAGACATATGCCTAAAACATACGGCTAAGGGGCCTGGGAGGGCTGGCGTGAGTCTAGTGAGCTAGCAGACAGCAACAGGAGGCAAGGTGGAGACTTGGGGGTGGCAGATGGCTCAGGGCCTTCTGGGCCATGGCAGAGGCTTGTGCATGTCATTCTGAATGAGGTGGGAGACAGTGGACACCTCCTGAAAACCCCCACCGCATGGAAAGCCTGGCAGGGTGGGTTGTGGCTTCTGCATATCTGGACTCTGGTGTTGAAATATGAGGAAGATGCCACTTGCATTTTGACAGCTATCAAATTCTCCAATGACAGGGAGATCACTGCCTCTTTAGGGAGTCATCTCTAACTTCGCACAGTCCAAATTTCAGTGCTCCGAATGCAGAAGCCCTTCTCGTCCTCTCTGGCTTCAATGTTGAAAGCGCAAAATTGAGGGGAAATTCTGCCCAACCTTTGCTGGGTGTCACTACCACCCCAAGACATCCTGAAGTTCAGTTTCTGGATTTTCCGGAGGCCACCAACCCCAGCTCCTGTGACTTCTTGGAGACTGAGTGCTCTCCGAGGTGCTAATTAGGACGTGACTCCCTGAGGTCTTTGTTTTTCCGGGGATGGTCAGGGTCACTCTTCATTTTCAATCCCCCAATTCCTCTACCTAATTTTAGCCTAGGCAGCAGCTCCAATGCTG
The nucleotide sequence above comes from Bos indicus x Bos taurus breed Angus x Brahman F1 hybrid chromosome 18, Bos_hybrid_MaternalHap_v2.0, whole genome shotgun sequence. Encoded proteins:
- the SYCE1L gene encoding synaptonemal complex central element protein 1-like isoform X3 is translated as MVKKLQKEGSLEPQIEDLINRIHELQQAKEKSSEELGEAQALWEALRRDLDSLNGEKVHLEEVLSRKQEALRTLQLYCQRKAEEVQRNYMLAEHTEQISIQKSQITETQGQRKLGLPMEEQLEDLIGPHKDLWEFHMLKRRLAWEIRALQSSQEQLLTEERQALARLEDLERQLLAPPEAPAARAAICSFSTIAYEPSPTRLFMSAGASQQNRSGPENVHDAAEKEYYSRRILQQRWG
- the SYCE1L gene encoding synaptonemal complex central element protein 1-like isoform X1 — its product is MVKKLQKEGSLEPQIEDLINRIHELQQAKEKSSEELGEAQALWEALRRDLDSLNGEKVHLEEVLSRKQEALRTLQLYCQRKAEEVQRNYMLAEHTEQISIQKSQITETQGQRKLGLPMEEQLEDLIGPHKDLWEFHMLKRRLAWEIRALQSSQEQLLTEERQALARLEDLERQLLAPPEAPAARAAICRLKAEPEKLQGEAPAQTQSTPEDRAGSGEQAGPQLSSEGDLAPPMELVPTAPPGQ
- the SYCE1L gene encoding synaptonemal complex central element protein 1-like isoform X2, with product MVKKLQKEGSLEPQIEDLINRIHELQQAKEKSSEELGEAQALWEALRRDLDSLNGEKVHLEEVLSRKQEALRTLQLYCQRKAEEVQRNYMLAEHTEQISIQKSQITETQGQRKLGLPMEEQLEDLIGPHKDLWEFHMLKRRLAWEIRALQSSQEQLLTEERQALARLEDLERQLLAPPEAPAARAAICRLKAEPEKLQGEAPAQTQSTPEDRAGSGEAGPQLSSEGDLAPPMELVPTAPPGQ